One part of the Francisella adeliensis genome encodes these proteins:
- a CDS encoding L,D-transpeptidase family protein, whose protein sequence is MWYFDKDKNHKWVVVKKNIDVVVGKKGLAPASSFEDKKLANKKEGDSKTPAGVFKVGKTFGFKESDLSNYIHVKTGIECIDDSNSKYYNDIVNTSKYTKDWQSSEHMSKVPQYKYGIELLYNHNPAQAKKGSCIFMHIWKSPTTGTEGCTAMAEESIENLQSWIDPSKKPVIVQLPIHSYEQIRVQYRLPNLS, encoded by the coding sequence ATGTGGTATTTTGATAAAGATAAAAATCATAAGTGGGTAGTTGTTAAGAAAAATATTGATGTAGTTGTTGGTAAGAAAGGTCTAGCACCAGCATCAAGTTTTGAAGATAAGAAATTAGCGAATAAAAAAGAAGGTGATAGTAAAACACCAGCAGGAGTTTTTAAAGTAGGGAAAACTTTTGGTTTTAAAGAGTCTGATTTATCAAATTATATACATGTAAAAACTGGGATAGAATGTATCGATGATAGTAATTCAAAATACTATAACGACATAGTAAACACTTCTAAATATACCAAAGACTGGCAGTCATCGGAACATATGTCAAAAGTACCTCAATATAAGTATGGTATAGAACTGCTTTATAATCATAATCCTGCTCAAGCAAAGAAGGGTTCATGTATATTTATGCATATATGGAAATCACCAACTACTGGTACAGAAGGCTGTACTGCAATGGCAGAAGAGAGTATTGAAAATCTTCAGAGTTGGATAGATCCATCTAAAAAACCAGTGATAGTACAGCTACCAATACATAGCTATGAGCAAATAAGAGTTCAATACCGTCTACCAAACTTATCTTAA
- a CDS encoding GNAT family N-acetyltransferase encodes MIIKTQRLVLRDFRLADTEAYCSMVNDKKYQRFYSEEDCSEEKARKLVNIFLAQSLEKCRSKYQMVIELNGTFIGTAGLRIELNKQASIGCGVGREYQIEGYAEEAIRAILEYGFNKHNLHRIYAETISENKPAIKLCERVEMREEAVFIENRYFKGRWWSTVIMAILKSEWKQTCSKHY; translated from the coding sequence TTGATTATAAAAACCCAGCGTCTAGTATTAAGGGATTTCAGACTTGCTGATACCGAAGCCTATTGCAGTATGGTTAACGATAAAAAATATCAGCGTTTTTATAGTGAAGAAGATTGTTCTGAAGAAAAGGCGAGGAAGCTTGTAAATATCTTTTTAGCACAGTCACTAGAAAAATGTAGAAGTAAATATCAAATGGTTATAGAGCTTAATGGTACATTTATAGGTACTGCAGGATTGCGTATTGAGCTAAATAAACAAGCATCAATTGGTTGTGGCGTAGGTCGAGAGTACCAAATAGAGGGTTACGCAGAAGAAGCAATTAGAGCGATTTTAGAATATGGCTTTAATAAGCATAATTTACATCGCATTTACGCTGAAACAATTTCTGAAAATAAGCCAGCAATAAAGCTATGTGAGAGAGTAGAGATGCGTGAAGAAGCTGTATTTATAGAGAATCGGTATTTCAAAGGTAGATGGTGGAGTACAGTTATAATGGCGATACTTAAATCTGAATGGAAACAAACCTGTTCAAAACACTATTAA
- a CDS encoding rhodanese-like domain-containing protein: MQHNSEFLNLVNDAKTRIQECTVNDIQEMNESNTLDGLLIDTREESEFANGFIPNAIHISKGMIECRIEQMIPNKNQKMYFYCGGGFRSALVADLLQEMGYTNTISVDGGWRAWNTNNFPISKPEDFYPTEYARLIAEAHEQVPEISPSEIKTMFDEDKLDGVLIDVREDSEFAQSYIPGATHLSKGQIEVKIESLIPNKEQKIYLYCGSGYRSLLAGVNLQKMGYTNVYSMSGGIKEGWLANGYPIVQG; the protein is encoded by the coding sequence ATGCAACATAACAGTGAATTTCTAAATTTAGTCAACGATGCAAAAACTCGTATACAAGAGTGTACTGTAAACGATATTCAGGAAATGAATGAATCAAACACTCTTGATGGGCTACTTATAGATACTCGTGAAGAATCTGAATTTGCTAATGGATTTATTCCAAATGCAATCCATATTAGTAAAGGTATGATTGAGTGTAGAATCGAGCAAATGATTCCAAATAAAAATCAAAAAATGTACTTCTACTGCGGTGGCGGTTTTAGGTCTGCTTTAGTTGCTGACCTTTTACAGGAGATGGGCTATACAAATACTATTTCTGTAGATGGTGGATGGCGAGCTTGGAATACAAATAATTTTCCAATCTCAAAGCCTGAAGACTTTTACCCTACTGAGTATGCTAGACTTATCGCGGAAGCACATGAACAAGTTCCTGAAATCAGCCCTAGTGAAATCAAAACAATGTTTGATGAAGACAAACTTGATGGCGTACTAATTGATGTGCGTGAAGATTCAGAATTTGCTCAATCATATATTCCAGGAGCTACTCACCTTAGTAAAGGGCAGATTGAAGTTAAAATAGAAAGCCTAATTCCAAATAAAGAGCAAAAGATATATCTATACTGCGGTAGTGGCTATAGATCACTGCTTGCTGGTGTAAATTTACAAAAGATGGGCTATACAAATGTGTACTCTATGTCAGGCGGTATCAAAGAAGGTTGGCTAGCAAATGGCTACCCTATCGTACAAGGATAA
- the ispF gene encoding 2-C-methyl-D-erythritol 2,4-cyclodiphosphate synthase gives MFRIGHGYDVHKFTAKKQDITIGGIEIPYEFGLEAHSDGDVLIHAMCDAILGALALGDIGRHFPDTDAQFKNTDSKFFLAEIKKMLDDKGYTIGNLDCTIVAQAPKMLPHIESMKACLSNILAIGIDQINIKATTTEKLGFVGRKEGIASHVVCLIYNI, from the coding sequence ATGTTTAGAATCGGTCATGGTTATGATGTCCATAAATTTACTGCTAAGAAACAAGATATTACAATCGGTGGTATCGAGATACCTTACGAGTTTGGGCTTGAAGCTCATTCTGATGGCGATGTACTAATTCACGCAATGTGTGATGCTATACTAGGTGCTTTAGCTTTAGGTGATATTGGTAGACACTTCCCAGATACTGATGCACAATTTAAAAATACAGATAGTAAATTTTTCTTAGCTGAAATCAAAAAAATGCTTGATGATAAAGGATATACAATTGGTAATCTTGATTGCACAATAGTTGCTCAAGCTCCTAAAATGCTACCCCATATTGAAAGCATGAAAGCTTGTTTATCTAACATCTTAGCTATAGGTATAGATCAAATAAATATCAAGGCTACTACTACTGAAAAACTTGGCTTTGTCGGTAGAAAAGAAGGGATTGCCAGCCATGTAGTTTGTTTGATTTATAATATTTAA
- a CDS encoding MetQ/NlpA family ABC transporter substrate-binding protein: MQTIFNLHELGLIAQSTWETIYMVFIATVVAVIGGIILGILLYVTQDSKNLLIKGFNKSFSIVINITRSIPYIILLILLYPLTRLIVGTTIGTTASIVPLAIAALPFYARLTESALREVDSGLIEAAKSMGATRCQIIFKVLLPESKALLIDAATLTCISLIGFSAMAGIVGGGGLGDLTYFKGYNYGNYTLLLGGVVMLVILVQITQSFGNYLISTKKLTSLWLVSALLVFACGIQVYSNHSTATNVNQITVGYITSPPQDAIMKLSKKIAKEKYNLDVKLVTFGDYNIPNRALNDNELQANVFQHIPFLEDQNKQFGYDIVPIGKTFLYPMGVFSKKYNKIDEIPNGATIAIPNDPTNQGRALMIMQDMGIIKLKDGITWQATPDSIASNPKKLKIIALQADQIPNNLGDVDVGIVNNDYIEKAGLTLKDALFVEPKDSPFANVIAVNKDQKNNPKLKEYVKALNNPQIKKVADKYYPNDAAIAAW, encoded by the coding sequence ATGCAAACAATATTTAATCTTCATGAGCTTGGCTTGATTGCACAATCAACATGGGAAACCATATATATGGTTTTCATAGCTACTGTAGTAGCAGTAATTGGTGGGATTATTTTAGGAATATTACTATATGTGACCCAAGATAGTAAAAACCTACTTATTAAAGGGTTTAATAAGTCATTTAGTATTGTAATAAATATCACAAGAAGTATTCCTTATATTATATTACTGATATTGTTATACCCTCTTACAAGGCTTATAGTTGGCACTACAATTGGAACTACTGCTTCAATTGTGCCTCTAGCAATCGCTGCCTTACCGTTTTATGCGCGTCTTACAGAATCAGCATTACGCGAAGTTGATAGTGGACTTATTGAAGCTGCAAAATCTATGGGAGCTACTCGTTGTCAGATTATATTTAAAGTACTACTTCCTGAGTCAAAAGCTTTACTAATAGATGCTGCAACTTTGACTTGTATTTCCTTAATTGGTTTTTCTGCTATGGCTGGTATAGTTGGCGGTGGTGGTTTAGGAGACCTAACCTACTTCAAAGGATATAACTATGGTAATTACACCCTACTTTTAGGTGGTGTGGTTATGCTTGTTATACTTGTACAGATCACACAATCATTTGGTAACTATCTTATATCTACTAAAAAATTAACTTCATTATGGCTTGTAAGTGCCTTATTAGTATTTGCTTGTGGTATTCAGGTTTATTCAAATCACTCTACTGCTACAAATGTAAACCAAATTACAGTTGGTTATATAACAAGTCCTCCCCAAGATGCTATTATGAAACTTAGTAAAAAAATTGCTAAAGAAAAATACAATCTTGATGTAAAACTTGTAACGTTTGGTGATTACAATATCCCCAATAGAGCATTAAATGATAATGAGCTTCAAGCTAATGTATTTCAACATATCCCATTCTTAGAAGATCAAAACAAGCAGTTTGGTTACGACATAGTACCTATAGGTAAGACATTCTTATATCCAATGGGGGTGTTTTCTAAAAAATACAACAAAATTGATGAAATACCTAATGGTGCAACAATTGCTATCCCTAATGACCCTACTAACCAAGGGCGTGCTTTAATGATTATGCAAGATATGGGAATTATAAAACTTAAAGATGGTATCACATGGCAGGCAACTCCTGATAGTATAGCTAGCAATCCTAAAAAACTAAAAATTATTGCTCTTCAAGCAGATCAAATCCCGAATAACCTAGGCGATGTAGATGTTGGTATTGTTAATAATGACTACATAGAAAAAGCTGGACTTACACTTAAGGATGCCTTATTTGTTGAACCTAAAGATTCACCTTTTGCAAATGTAATCGCGGTAAATAAAGATCAAAAGAATAATCCTAAACTAAAAGAATATGTTAAAGCACTAAACAACCCTCAAATCAAAAAAGTAGCAGACAAATACTATCCAAACGATGCAGCTATTGCAGCTTGGTAA
- the cphA gene encoding cyanophycin synthetase translates to MRILSTNVYVGPNVYAGFPVIRNVIDLGVLEKWPSAKIGTDFIEGLIDSLPGLQEHGCSYRSEGGFIRRLKEDEGTWMGHIWEHVILELQCVAGSDVTFGRTRSADEVGQYNMVYEYKQKDVGLRAMELARDLLLSLLPAELKKEVGFTDDEFDFEHEKVRFIKFAQSKEFGPSTASLVEAAKKRDIPYLRLNDHSLVQFGYGKHQQRIQATITSQTTHIAVEMSCDKEQTNKVLGGLGLPVPKQRMIRTEEGALRAAKILGFPLVVKPLDGNHGRGISINLNSMEEIKEAFVEANKVSRYVLVEQYATGFDHRMLVVNGKLVAVAKRVPGHVVGDGKHTIEQLIDIVNEDPRRGVGHEKVLTRLELDYQATSLLNAAGFNKDTVLDNDEIFYLRSTANLSTGGTAVDVTDIVHPDNRDMAERAIKAVGLDVGGVDFLIDDITESYHEIGGAICEVNAAPGFRMHVAPSEGKSRDVAGAVVDMLFPQELGNARIPIMAITGTNGKTTTSRMVSHMWKNAGKVVGLTTTDGVYINGKLTVAGDTTGPASAQMVLKDPSVEMAVLETARGGILRSGMGYDYCNVGACLNISSDHLGLKGVNTLDDLAKVKSVVVEAAKDVAVLNADDPHVLKMSAKVTAKNIFYVTMNPEHALVKEHIRAGGKACIIEKGVNGDMITIFDSKIHIPVLWTHLIPATMEGKAIHNVQNSMFAIAIAYSTGMGLDDIRDGLRTFVTSFYQAPGRMNWFEEHPFKVLMDYAHNPAAISLVSQMVGNMEFSGKKICVIASPGDRRDQDVYEVAQAAAPYFDHFICKRDDTLRGRAPDEIPAMLKKALIEAGVNSNNIETIQSEAEAVDHALSIAKEGDLVAIFADKLKRTWKQIIYLNKDKDAVEEKQKTKKQEPFSATMIAQDPSLSQEISDVIKGGIFSDESGVRVVYHDDEEND, encoded by the coding sequence ATGAGAATACTATCTACTAATGTTTATGTTGGACCAAATGTCTACGCAGGTTTTCCTGTAATAAGAAATGTTATTGATCTTGGAGTACTTGAAAAGTGGCCATCAGCTAAAATAGGTACTGACTTTATTGAAGGTTTAATTGATAGTCTACCTGGTTTGCAAGAGCATGGTTGTTCATATCGTAGCGAAGGTGGTTTTATTCGTCGTTTAAAAGAAGATGAAGGCACTTGGATGGGACACATTTGGGAGCATGTGATTTTAGAGCTTCAATGTGTAGCTGGTAGTGATGTTACATTTGGTAGAACTCGCTCAGCTGATGAAGTTGGTCAGTACAATATGGTTTATGAATATAAGCAAAAAGATGTTGGCTTACGAGCTATGGAATTAGCAAGAGATCTACTTCTTTCACTTTTACCTGCTGAACTAAAAAAAGAAGTTGGTTTTACTGATGATGAATTTGATTTTGAGCATGAGAAAGTTAGGTTTATAAAATTTGCACAAAGCAAAGAGTTTGGGCCAAGTACAGCGTCATTAGTAGAAGCTGCAAAGAAAAGAGATATCCCATACTTACGCTTAAATGATCATTCTTTAGTGCAATTTGGCTATGGTAAGCATCAGCAGAGAATACAAGCAACAATTACAAGTCAAACTACGCATATTGCAGTTGAAATGTCTTGTGATAAAGAGCAAACAAATAAAGTTCTAGGTGGTTTAGGTCTTCCAGTACCAAAACAAAGAATGATCAGAACTGAAGAGGGTGCTTTGCGTGCGGCTAAAATATTAGGCTTTCCACTTGTTGTTAAGCCTTTAGATGGTAATCATGGTCGTGGTATCTCTATAAATCTAAACTCTATGGAAGAGATTAAAGAAGCATTTGTTGAAGCAAATAAGGTTTCAAGATATGTGTTGGTTGAGCAGTATGCGACTGGTTTTGACCATAGAATGCTTGTAGTTAATGGCAAGCTTGTTGCAGTTGCTAAAAGAGTACCTGGTCATGTAGTTGGTGATGGTAAGCATACTATCGAACAACTTATTGATATAGTAAATGAAGATCCTCGCCGTGGTGTGGGACATGAAAAGGTTTTAACAAGATTAGAACTTGATTATCAAGCTACTAGCTTACTTAATGCAGCTGGCTTCAATAAAGACACTGTTTTAGATAATGATGAAATATTTTATCTTCGCTCAACTGCAAATCTTTCAACAGGCGGAACAGCCGTTGATGTGACAGATATAGTCCATCCTGATAATAGAGATATGGCTGAAAGAGCAATAAAAGCGGTTGGTCTTGATGTTGGTGGTGTGGATTTCTTGATTGATGATATTACAGAGTCTTACCATGAAATTGGTGGTGCAATCTGTGAAGTAAATGCCGCTCCTGGTTTTAGAATGCATGTGGCTCCTAGTGAAGGTAAGTCTCGTGATGTAGCGGGTGCTGTTGTTGATATGCTTTTCCCACAAGAGCTTGGCAATGCTAGAATCCCGATTATGGCGATTACAGGTACAAATGGTAAAACTACAACTTCTCGTATGGTTTCTCATATGTGGAAAAATGCTGGTAAAGTGGTTGGTTTGACTACTACAGATGGTGTTTATATCAATGGTAAGCTTACTGTTGCAGGTGATACTACAGGTCCTGCTTCTGCTCAAATGGTTTTAAAAGACCCATCTGTTGAAATGGCAGTTTTAGAGACAGCTCGCGGTGGTATTTTAAGAAGCGGTATGGGTTATGATTACTGTAATGTTGGTGCATGTTTAAATATTTCTTCTGATCACTTAGGTTTAAAGGGAGTAAATACTCTTGATGACTTAGCTAAAGTTAAAAGTGTAGTTGTTGAGGCGGCTAAAGATGTTGCTGTACTAAATGCGGATGATCCTCATGTATTGAAGATGTCTGCTAAAGTAACTGCTAAAAATATTTTTTACGTAACAATGAACCCAGAGCATGCATTAGTGAAAGAGCATATTCGTGCTGGCGGTAAAGCTTGTATTATTGAGAAAGGTGTTAATGGAGATATGATTACTATTTTTGATAGTAAAATACATATTCCAGTACTTTGGACTCACTTGATTCCAGCAACTATGGAAGGTAAAGCGATTCATAATGTACAAAACTCAATGTTTGCGATAGCAATAGCATATAGTACTGGTATGGGTTTAGATGATATTCGCGATGGTTTAAGAACATTTGTAACATCTTTCTACCAAGCTCCTGGGCGTATGAATTGGTTTGAAGAGCATCCATTTAAAGTACTTATGGACTATGCCCATAACCCAGCTGCAATCAGTCTTGTTAGCCAAATGGTTGGCAATATGGAGTTTAGTGGTAAGAAGATATGTGTAATAGCATCTCCTGGTGATAGACGTGATCAAGATGTATACGAGGTTGCTCAAGCAGCAGCTCCTTATTTTGACCACTTTATATGCAAAAGAGATGATACTCTAAGAGGTAGAGCCCCAGATGAAATTCCAGCAATGCTTAAAAAAGCTCTTATAGAGGCTGGAGTAAACTCAAACAATATTGAAACAATTCAATCTGAAGCAGAAGCTGTAGATCATGCTTTATCAATTGCTAAAGAAGGCGATTTAGTTGCAATATTTGCAGATAAGCTTAAACGAACTTGGAAGCAAATTATTTATTTGAATAAAGATAAAGATGCTGTTGAAGAAAAACAAAAAACTAAAAAGCAAGAGCCTTTCTCAGCGACAATGATAGCTCAAGACCCTAGTTTATCTCAAGAAATATCTGATGTCATAAAAGGTGGTATTTTTTCTGATGAAAGTGGTGTTAGAGTTGTTTATCATGATGATGAAGAAAATGATTAA
- a CDS encoding Mur ligase family protein produces MIPEGYSRRLVGPNLFFKETGTVLDIPLIDDREKLTKLFNQEAYRILPELGWTEIKLEHKFFNNGVRFAMTAPVDITMPACDVIDFIWASVRQFVEEGSYKTIEEAKSELMDFINEDQNLKYRKLHELAKSKGFNAFRDKDTAFVGSGTGCYEFDLTNDEIDNIDWSKVYDIPAVIVTGTNGKTTTVRLTDYICRYAGKLTGYTSTDWVKVNNKLVDEGDYSGPTGHQFVLTNKDVEIALLESARGGLLKRGLIESYVNAAAVTNVSADHLGEDGIETVAELAEAKSIVFRTVGEGSHAIINLDNSYMKAKFNELDCNKIVITQNPQDHDMDYYLANSDYASVVENGEFIWIEKGVKKSLLKVVDAPLTVKGFAKHNIENALVAIALSFKLGISFESISNALKSYENDPKENRGRANVFEWDNKVAVVDYAHNEAGMESLLSMMKAYDKGGKTYLMIGTTGDRRYLISPINDIIMKHDVDFIVLKETASYLRGAEPLELPFLTKKDLEKKGFDLANTYISCGELEGVEYIVERLQDNDVAILCCQAEVEVVIDYFEQLCK; encoded by the coding sequence ATGATTCCTGAAGGTTATTCACGAAGATTAGTCGGACCAAACCTTTTCTTTAAAGAGACGGGTACAGTTTTGGATATTCCTCTTATTGATGATAGAGAAAAGCTTACAAAGCTTTTTAATCAAGAAGCTTATAGAATATTACCAGAACTTGGTTGGACTGAAATTAAGCTCGAGCATAAGTTTTTTAACAATGGTGTTCGTTTTGCTATGACTGCACCTGTTGATATTACTATGCCAGCTTGTGATGTAATAGACTTTATCTGGGCATCTGTAAGGCAGTTTGTCGAAGAAGGTAGCTATAAAACTATTGAAGAAGCTAAAAGTGAGTTAATGGATTTTATTAATGAAGATCAAAATCTAAAATATCGCAAACTTCATGAGCTAGCTAAATCTAAAGGTTTCAATGCTTTTAGAGATAAAGATACTGCTTTTGTTGGTTCAGGTACGGGCTGTTATGAGTTTGATTTAACTAATGATGAAATTGATAATATCGACTGGTCTAAAGTTTATGATATACCTGCTGTAATAGTTACAGGAACTAATGGTAAAACTACAACTGTTAGGCTAACAGACTATATTTGTAGATATGCAGGTAAACTAACAGGCTATACTTCAACTGATTGGGTTAAAGTAAATAATAAGCTTGTTGATGAAGGTGATTATTCTGGACCTACAGGTCATCAGTTTGTATTGACTAACAAAGATGTTGAAATAGCTCTTTTAGAGTCTGCTCGTGGTGGACTTTTGAAGCGTGGTTTAATCGAGAGTTATGTTAATGCTGCTGCTGTTACTAATGTATCTGCTGATCATTTAGGTGAAGATGGTATTGAGACTGTTGCAGAGTTAGCTGAAGCAAAATCTATAGTTTTTAGAACTGTTGGTGAAGGTTCTCATGCTATCATAAATCTCGATAATTCATATATGAAAGCAAAATTTAATGAGCTAGATTGTAATAAAATAGTTATTACTCAAAATCCTCAAGACCATGATATGGATTATTATTTGGCTAATAGTGATTATGCGAGTGTTGTTGAGAATGGAGAGTTTATATGGATTGAAAAGGGTGTTAAAAAATCTCTTTTAAAAGTGGTTGATGCACCTCTAACTGTTAAAGGTTTTGCTAAGCATAATATTGAAAATGCATTAGTTGCTATAGCTTTATCATTTAAATTAGGTATTAGTTTTGAAAGTATTTCAAATGCTCTTAAGAGTTATGAAAATGATCCTAAAGAGAATAGAGGTAGAGCTAATGTGTTTGAATGGGATAATAAGGTTGCTGTAGTTGATTATGCTCATAATGAAGCAGGTATGGAATCATTGTTATCGATGATGAAAGCCTACGATAAAGGTGGCAAAACATACTTGATGATAGGTACTACTGGTGATAGAAGGTATCTAATATCACCAATTAATGACATAATCATGAAGCATGATGTAGACTTTATAGTGCTAAAAGAGACTGCTTCTTATCTGCGTGGAGCAGAACCTTTAGAGTTGCCATTCTTAACTAAAAAAGATCTTGAGAAGAAAGGTTTTGATCTAGCTAACACATACATATCATGTGGTGAGCTTGAAGGTGTAGAGTACATCGTTGAGAGACTACAAGATAATGATGTCGCTATACTTTGCTGTCAAGCAGAGGTAGAGGTTGTGATTGATTATTTTGAGCAGCTATGCAAATAA
- a CDS encoding TDT family transporter: MNKEIELQKEMGPNWFASVMGTGIIANAAVGLPFIGKDLTGFATVIWLIAFAMLIFMTIVKSYQTITKPHIIKRQFNDSIMSQFFGAPPMAFLTVAGGTLLLGPALLGQDLALDIAWPLFWIGTISGVVTAVIIPYRLFTYNEVHEDAAFGGWLMPVVPPMVSATIGSMFLKYMENGDAQQTLLYGMYACFGLSLVASLIIITLIWSRLSHSGTSGSARVPTLWIVLGPLGQSITAAGALGTAALFTVSEPIATGMNVMAILYGVPVWGFAMLWFFIASLLTLRALKRKMPFALTWWAFTFPVGTCVTGTTQLALHTHLPFFQWAAISSFIFLIFAWSIAAIGTIKGIKTGKVLYNPTSVVHVKAKKK; encoded by the coding sequence ATGAACAAAGAAATTGAACTACAAAAAGAGATGGGACCTAACTGGTTTGCTTCTGTAATGGGTACTGGAATTATCGCAAATGCGGCTGTTGGCTTACCATTTATTGGAAAAGATTTGACAGGTTTTGCAACTGTTATTTGGTTAATTGCATTTGCTATGCTTATTTTTATGACTATAGTAAAAAGCTATCAAACAATAACAAAGCCACACATTATCAAACGCCAATTTAATGATTCAATAATGTCTCAATTTTTTGGTGCACCTCCTATGGCATTTTTAACAGTTGCAGGTGGTACATTATTATTAGGACCTGCACTTTTGGGTCAAGATTTAGCACTTGATATTGCATGGCCACTTTTTTGGATTGGTACTATTAGTGGAGTTGTTACTGCAGTTATTATTCCATACCGTTTGTTCACTTATAATGAAGTCCATGAAGATGCAGCATTTGGTGGTTGGTTAATGCCTGTTGTTCCACCAATGGTATCGGCAACGATTGGATCAATGTTTCTTAAATATATGGAAAATGGAGATGCTCAACAGACACTGCTTTATGGCATGTATGCTTGCTTTGGTCTTAGTTTAGTAGCTTCACTTATAATTATAACTTTGATCTGGAGCCGCTTATCTCACTCTGGTACATCAGGTAGTGCACGAGTTCCCACTCTATGGATTGTTTTAGGTCCACTAGGACAGTCAATTACGGCAGCGGGTGCTTTGGGTACCGCAGCTTTGTTTACAGTTAGTGAACCTATAGCAACAGGTATGAATGTGATGGCAATCCTTTATGGAGTACCCGTTTGGGGATTTGCTATGTTGTGGTTCTTTATTGCTTCTTTACTTACTTTAAGAGCATTAAAAAGAAAGATGCCATTTGCACTTACTTGGTGGGCGTTTACATTTCCAGTTGGTACATGTGTGACAGGTACAACACAGTTAGCGCTACACACTCATTTACCATTTTTCCAATGGGCTGCAATTAGTTCATTTATATTCTTGATTTTTGCGTGGAGTATAGCAGCTATAGGTACAATTAAAGGTATAAAAACTGGTAAAGTACTATATAATCCAACCTCTGTTGTTCATGTCAAAGCGAAGAAGAAATAG
- a CDS encoding methionine ABC transporter ATP-binding protein → MIQIKNLKKEYRTDNVSNLVLDNINLEINQGEIFGIIGHSGAGKSSLLRCLNLLEEPTDGSIFIADENITKKSPKQLRAFRKKVSMIFQHFNLLSSRTVFENVSLPLEIQGISKAEIKKRVHELLDLVELPNKANAYPQELSGGQKQKVAIARSLALNPLVLLSDEATSALDPTSTKQILALLKRLNKELGLTIVLITHEMDVVRNICDRVAIIDNGQISEMGKTLDVFLDPKADVTKSFVETSIHTKVPDYIAKIMIDNPYSHDNIYPLVQLTFYGDKGKMPIIAEISRQFNASASIIQANIETIQGQIVGIAICHITGERQDWENALSFLSKQDVNLKVLGYANNI, encoded by the coding sequence ATGATACAAATCAAAAATTTAAAAAAAGAGTACCGTACAGATAATGTTAGTAATTTAGTACTCGACAATATTAACCTTGAAATTAATCAAGGTGAAATATTTGGTATAATCGGACATAGTGGAGCTGGTAAAAGTTCACTTCTAAGATGTCTAAATCTGCTTGAAGAACCAACAGATGGTTCTATATTTATTGCTGATGAAAATATCACTAAAAAATCACCAAAGCAGCTTAGAGCATTTCGCAAAAAAGTCTCGATGATCTTTCAACATTTCAATCTACTTTCATCACGAACTGTATTTGAAAATGTTTCTTTACCTCTAGAAATACAAGGTATTTCAAAAGCTGAAATAAAAAAGCGCGTCCATGAATTGCTTGATTTAGTTGAGCTTCCAAATAAGGCAAACGCATACCCGCAAGAGCTAAGTGGAGGACAAAAACAAAAAGTAGCTATTGCAAGATCTCTAGCTCTAAACCCTTTGGTTCTACTATCAGATGAAGCAACTTCTGCTTTAGACCCTACTTCTACAAAACAAATATTAGCTTTACTAAAAAGGCTAAATAAAGAGCTTGGCTTGACTATAGTCCTTATAACCCATGAAATGGATGTTGTGAGAAATATCTGCGATAGAGTAGCAATTATTGACAACGGTCAAATTAGTGAAATGGGGAAAACTCTTGATGTGTTTTTGGATCCTAAGGCTGATGTTACTAAGTCTTTTGTAGAAACAAGTATCCACACTAAAGTGCCTGATTATATAGCAAAAATAATGATTGATAACCCTTATAGCCATGATAATATCTACCCCTTGGTGCAACTGACATTTTATGGTGATAAAGGTAAAATGCCAATTATAGCTGAAATTTCGCGTCAATTTAATGCATCAGCTAGTATTATTCAGGCAAATATTGAAACAATTCAAGGGCAAATTGTTGGTATAGCAATTTGTCATATAACAGGTGAAAGACAAGATTGGGAAAACGCTCTTAGTTTTCTTTCTAAACAAGATGTAAATTTAAAGGTGTTAGGCTATGCAAACAATATTTAA